A single window of Nicotiana tomentosiformis chromosome 1, ASM39032v3, whole genome shotgun sequence DNA harbors:
- the LOC138909624 gene encoding uncharacterized protein has translation MSSSPSQATFGPLESNTTPVDNTHPSLFNLFESVQDQFLSQSAPKVLTWLVSYSDEEDSENSDDENMVVEEPQIKREETTEQEKENELGSLNGDPYKSESLGWTNTEEEEEEEEEEEEEEEEEEEEEEVRKESSANSDDEVLADLIARIREKKVDEEVQISGKLKEVAKKAVLPQGCIILGGRTTNTIGKRKDTLKKALEESKKKKKERHGFMLIDESDVEEVDLVSEVDDKKEEEEEEEEEEEEEEKKRGRGSISSKERKEEG, from the exons ATGTCGAGCTCTCCAAGCCAAGCCACATTTGGTCCCCTTGAATCAAACACCACTCCTGTTGATAATACCCATCCTTCCTTATTCAATCTTTTCGAGTCTGTCCAAGACCAATTTCTCTCCCAAAGTGCCCCAAAAGTTCTTACATGGTTGGTCAGCTATTCTGATGAAGAGGACAGTGAAAATTCCGACGATGAAAATATGGTAGTGGAGGAGCCACAAATTAAGAGGGAAGAAACCACTGAACAGGAGAAGGAGAATG AATTGGGTTCTCTAAACGGTGATCCATACAAATCTGAATCTCTTGGATGGACTAatactgaagaagaagaagaagaagaagaagaagaagaagaagaagaagaagaagaagaagaagaagaagaggtgaGAAAAGAAAGCAGTGCTAATAGTGATGATGAGGTGCTAGCAGACTTGATTGCTAGGATCAGAGAAAAGAAAGTGGATGAGGAAGTACAAATATCTggtaaattgaaagaagtagCAAAGAAAGCAGTGTTGCCTCAAGGGTGTATTATTCTTGGGGGTAGAACTACAAACACTATAGGGAAGAGAAAGGATACTCTTAAAAAGGCCTTAGAAGaaagcaagaaaaagaaaaaagagagacaTGGGTTCATGCTGATAGATGAGTCTGATGTGGAGGAAGTTGACCTTGTGAGTGAGGTTGATgataagaaagaagaagaagaagaagaagaagaagaagaagaagaagaagaaaaaaaaagaggtaGAGGAAGTATCTCTTCAAAGGAAAGGAAAGAAGAAGGTTGA